The window TTTCTTTGTAGTGTCAGATTGTTATTATGATGTTGTTACTTGCATATGGGAAGCTGCCTCAATTATCTTCGTTTTCCAATATCCATTTGATTGTTATTATGATGTTACTTGCATATGGGAAGCTGCCACAATTATCTTCGTTTTCCAATATCCATTTGATTGTTATTATAATGTTATTTGCATATGGGAAGCTGCCTCGATTATCTTCGTTTTccaatatccatttgaaacataTATTCATATCATTAGTTGCCCCGAATATTGTCTCACAAACAAGTCTGGAATATTCATAGATTTTTCTGATCTTTTGACTTGGGTCCACATAATGTCTTTTACACCCTTAGTTTGTAGCAACAATGCTTATGATGAGTTTGAAGTTGTAAAAAAGTACTTAATACTGACTAGGGCTTCTTTTTAATGCTCTTCATGCTTACAGAATCATCAGTCTGTAAATTTATAAGCCAATTATTTTCCATATCCTGGGATGATGTGTGGGCTTAGTAGATCATCGGGCCTCCTACATTATGGCATAGCTTACAAGAGGATGCATGAATTACATGTTGAAGATACAATATATGCTTATATTAATGATATAAGAAGCATTTGGCATAAATTTGCATTCATTTGGCTTTTAATAATTTATTCATTTATAGACTAGCTGAAAGCATTATAAGCTACATCTGCTGGACATTTTGATCTCCTGTCTTGCTGGGTCAAGATTGCCCTGCTCTTAGTTGTTGGATTGTTTAATAGTGATGTATGTTACGAGTCTGCATAGATTATGCCTACCTTGTTGTGACTAATAGACTCTTGTTTTAATACTTGTCATGTGAAGAAAAAGAATTGATGCTCATTTTTCACATGCCATTTTATTCATTTATTGCATAGTGCAAACCTTTTTATACTTAGAGATAGATGTTAATTATGCTTTTCTATTTTGTACTATGGCAAAAGAGATGCTCAGTCTCAACTTCTCTTATGCATCACTAGTAATCCCATGTGTTTTAAGTATTTTTGGTTTGGTTCTATTAATAGGACCGGTAGATTGATAAAAATATTGTTGATCAAGCAAAAGCTGTGAGGTTAAAGTTTAGATGATATCCAAGGTTTTATGTGGGTATCAAGTATGCTTTAGATTAAAAACATTGTAAGATAGTGGTTAGGCTTGCAAGATTTTGTGAATCCGAGTGCTAGacattaaaaacataacataCACAAAAAATAATTAGTATAGCTAAGATGATATTATTGATGTAAATGAGTCGAATTATTGGGAAAGATAGTCTGAAAAATGTCTTCATCCATGATTGTTTAGGTAGCCCTAATAGAAGATAAAATGGAAAAGAGTTGTCTAAAGGTAATATGAACGTTTTTAGTGGACCTATAGATATTGTGGTCAAACAAGTTGAGTCCAGTCAATATTTCGAGTACAACCGAAAAggcgtgcacacacacacacacactatatatatatagatagatagagagagagagagattttattAGCGATAATAATCAACAGAGATATGAATGCTTCTTGTCGAATGATATATAATGAGGCCAATGAAGTAAGAACTAAGAAGATCCATTATGTGCATCTCAAATTGTTGGGACATGACAGCATGTTGTTGTTATTGTCGTTTATCCTCTTGGTAATGACAAGTGTGTTGTGCATTATAACAGAGTCGTTATAACCAGTTTTTGTGTTGTTAATGTTTTGACCCTGCAGAATGAGATTGGCCATGGTGGTGAGGATACGGCGATGTCCCCAATTCCCCAGTTGCCGCACCAATATCCTCAGTCCTCGATGCAGTTTGGAAGCACAAACATCCATGACTCCAGTACGATTGGAACTGCAGCAGTTGGCCTCGCCAGGACGGGTCACCGTGAGGAAACAAAGGACACGGTCTTCTCAAATGCTTTATCCAGTCCGGTTCGTAGAAGTCTGGAGTCTTATCACCCGGCTCAAGGCGGAGGCGACGGTGGCGCAAGCCATGATACTGCCCTGCCACAAGAAAATACAATCAGGAACCATGGATCGAACCACCTTGACCAAAGCCAGGACTCTCGCACTAGCAGTGATTCGTCCATGGACATGCATTCGGATAGAGCCGACTTATGACTTTGTCAAGGGGTTTTCAATTTGCACCGATAGAGCCGCAGGTATCGTGTCACAAAATCACTTGCACGTGCAACGACAGCCCCGATGGCTTTCATGATGATATCTCAGTTGCAACCACGTGGTGTTTGATACATCCTTAGTTATATGTTGATCCTACTCTGTGGCTTTTCTTGATAGTATCTCAGTGGCAACCACCATAGCATTTTATATCTGAGGTTTATGTGGTGGAAGTGGCAAATGAAAAATAGTTATCCATGCCTCCAAAGAAAGCCATGTACCTCGCTTGCAGTCGCAGATGCTGTTTGGAAGTTACGTATCTGTAGAGGAAacttgaatttttaatttttttttctctctgtgtaaatAATTTGTCCGGATTCAACTTTAATTAGGAGTTTTACCCATTCGTTTAAACAACGCATTAATTTATTTTTCTGGCATAAAATTAAGTGTGGTGAGTGGGTAGGAGGaggtgaagaagctttattatgtCATCTGGGGATCAAGTGAGGTGCTGGAGGAGGTAAAAGAGTCCAAGACGACGACGACGGATTAGATCTTTCGGGCCTAGTTGATTCTGTACCCTGTGGGTCTGGGATCGCACGACCCGTGGTTGGCTCTCGTTGAAATCGAAACAGACAGCATCGGCGTCAGAGATGAAATAACGGCCCTCAGAGAACCCCACCTTTGCCCGTCTTCTTTCGAGGTTACCTTCAGATGCCTTCCTTGCCGTGTTTCTGGAATACCTTCCGAGAAGGGCTTCGACGGTGACCTCGTTCTTCTGGGTTTGTCCATGTTTCCGTGACGGGTGACCCTCTGGTGTAACGAGCATAGTATGTTGGGTATCGGAGAGCATGCGGGGCAGGTGACGGCAGTGATTCATCCACGACTGAGATGCAGACGAGCGGAGATGATCACACGCCGACGTTTTGAGGGATGCAACCGCAACCGCTGCCTGTTTTGTTTTAGTTACTCCTTTCCGTGGCCATTGAAAGATGATGATGTATACTAGACGCGTATGGAGTAGAAAAGCTCGTGATCTCTTTTGCCGACCATGCATACTGCAGAGACACGGCTGCTACCTTCTCGTGATCTCTTTTGCTGACCATGCGTAGTTCATTTCATCAATGAGAAAGTGTTCGGTCCACTGACATTCTTCAGAATTCAGACAACGATACACCAAATATAGTGACAAAACAGAGACTAGATTAGCGACTATCATACTGAACACTAACAGGGCATTACATATACATTAACAAGTGCCGCCAACGCCAAAGATATGCTCAACAGGAGATGGGGCAGCCCAATTCTTTGGCAGCAGCACTGAGGAAAGCAAGTGTCAAACCAGTTGCAAGCCTGCTACGAGCCTCCCACTTCAAGCACTTCTCAACGTCTGAATGCCAGTTTATGATTCCCAGATTCAAGCATTGGTAAGATGGATCAGAGAGGCCCGGTGCATCCCCATGAATACGACCACTGCCGTTGCTCGTGCTGCTCTGGATGATATTGCGGAGTACCGCTATGCTGAGAGCACGTACGTGTGCACTTGGATGGGAAAGACACTGGACCGCGGCTGGTAAGCGACACTGCATTACCGTATTTTTTGCACTTAGTATTTAGCACTTTGTCGCTGACTGTTGTTGAGATCAAGTCAGAAGAAGAGTTACCTTCAGCAGATTCGAGAGGTCATCTGCGACGGCCAGGCCTGATTCACCCCATTGGATCACAAGTCGAACTGCTCTTGCTGTTACTTCCAAGAGCTGCTCATGTTTGTACAGACGGGAAACAGAATATCAGAACAAGAAACTGCTCTCATAATGACAAATACCACATTGCGAAAATAATCAAAAAGTAAGAAAATTCATCCAAACTGGTTATGCTCTGTAAAATTCTAATTGAGTTTCTGATGTTTGTTACCTCCAACTGTGGCAACGTACATGCTTCACCATCAACGAGCATTCCATCCGTAGCACGGAGCAGAATATCTGAAGCACCTGCAAGGATCATCAGTGCCTCTGGGCTGTCATGATTTCTCATAAGTTCTACGATCAATTTTATAATTCTCTGGTTGATTCTCCACTTCTTCTGTCCCTGCTCATCATCTCTCGCAATCCAGGGCTGCAAATCCTTTTCTGCCTGTAACAAGAAGTTCCACAGAAGTGACTTAAGAAAATGGTAAATACTGGAAAACATACTAATATTGATGCAATTTAATAATAGAGAAAAGCATCTAAAGTAACTATGGTTTGGACCTGTAAGACAATAGCTGTTACTGCTTTTGTTGGTGAAGCTGAAACAACATTGCAGATTGCATCAACCACCTGGTTTTTTAGGGAAAAGTTGGTCAGTCTAAAGCATTATGAGCAGTACCAAGAAAAAGAACCATATTCAAGATATTATTACTATAATTAAGTTCCACATTTTCTTGGTTAATTGTTTCTCCTTTTTATGAGCAGTACCAAGAAAAAGAGGCAGAGAAAACAGCTGCCACAAATTTTTTGAAGTTTGCAACCATTATCATTAAATTTTAAGAAAAGAAAACCATGATAATCATAAGTATCTGCAAAACACATTATTACCAAAATTCTCAAGAAAATAATTGGGGTTGGAACTAAAATAATAGTGAACACGTACCAACACTTGCTTGTGTTGCTGCTAATTCTACTAAAGCATTTAAGACAATGGCAAGTCAAGAATCTTGCTTGTTCAAAGTCCTTTATGTGATGGGAGTTTGGTGACTTTGAGCAACTTGAATTGATAAGATTATCAAAATAAGTCAGGATAAATTTGTAAAAACGAGGAACTAACCATTTGATTAGGTTGGAGCACTTTGGGTTCCATTGACCTATCATTTTTGTGCTGACAGGAGGACTTACCGAGGATATAGGGTACAATGGTGATCAAAGGCTATCTTGGTGTGGACCCATGCTACCGGAATATAAGGAATGAAAGTGTCCTGGTTTGGATCTGTGCTATTGGAACGAGAAATAAACTATGAATCATGAATTGGGttctttaatttatatttaatcaGGCAGTTTGTCAGTTATTATTGCATCAGTTACCTTAATACAACTTTTAGTTCGAAAAATGACAATGCCACcaagattaaagaaaaaaaaggaataataTAGCCATGCGATGACGGATTTTGTGACTGTTGGCTTGTTCCTTGATCACAGTGGTAGGACCTTAAATTGAGATGGTCTAAGAAATGAAAATGatatgacattaaaaaaaaaatcaagattttcCTTAAAGCACATTAAGCAAACTTTTAGTATTAGTCTAGTGATAGATGTTCACAGGGTAGCCAAAAGAACAATAACTGAAAATAAACATCACCTAATAGAAGAATTCTTTACCTGTCTCCAACCCTGTTGAGCAGATGTACTTTCTGCGCTCACTTTCGTTTCAGGGGCTGCAATTAGCTTGTGCCACAATAATGAAACAACAGAGATACATAATTCTTGTTTCTCTGCAAATACAGTTCTTAGAAGAGCTTGTGCACCCCAATTGTAGCCAACATTTCTATCCATGGTTAGAAAAGTTGCCAAAGCAGGAGCGTCAACTGGCAAATTTGCAATACTTTTTGATGATGCCTCTGCCATAATATGATTTACTAAACTAGGCTTTTCAGGCTTTAAGAGCATTCCTGATGAACTACTGGTAGACTCTGAGTTGGCATTATCCTGTCCATCAAAGTTGTTACTGCTGTTCCTATCACTAGAACAAGCTATGTCATCCTTCCATGCCGGTGAACGTACCAAGTGCGCTTCAAGAGGTTCAGCCTTGTGAACTATGGAGGCAACATTTTTACCATGTATATCAATAAGGTGATAAAGTGAAGATGCCCTCGTGGAAATCTCAGTATCCCACTTGCATCTCCTTAGGAGAGACAGAGCATTCATGCAAGCCTTTGATCTTCCAAACAGCTCGGAAACATGAGCAGCAACCATTGCAGCAGCTACAATCTCATTTGAACTGTAGCTCCATGATGTACCGATAGACGATGGCTTCAATGAGAAAAGGGCTTCAAGAATTCCAAGTATTCGGCGAGAGTGACAAACAGCAGATGTAATACTATTATATAACTCATGAGCAGCTCCATTACCCTTTGTAACTTTAGTCATTCTTGCGGAGTCTTTAGATTCCAAACATGTACGGCTTTTGGAAATCAAAGGAAATAACTGAAGCTCACAAGCCAATGCACAAATAGCTGCTAGAACATAAGAATCAAATGTTGCAACTGGCCCTTGTTTTCTCCTATTTTTGTAACTTGTAACCGCCTCTCCATTTACTGTCTCTGACTCCCCAATTTCTTCTGCAGAATGACTACCACAACCTGTTGGTCTTTTGCTCCCATCAGGCAAAGCATCATGACTGACACAAATTGTTAGCACTACAAACAACAAGCGGGAGGCAAGGTCCATAGATGCACAAGATTCCAAAAACAGTGAATGAATCATTGTATGAAGCTCAGCAACAGCTAGGTTCTTAGTGGTAGACCACATACTGCCATGACCTCTCGGTTTTCGGGGTTGCTCCGAATTCTCTGAGGGGAAAGTTCTTCGGAGTACAGTTTCCACTGTGGCAACAAAGATTCTCATGAGGCATGCTTCAGATGGACTTCCCTGGGGAAGATACTCTAAGACTTTAAGCAGTGGTAAATACAAATTCCATGACAAAGGAGGAGGTTGCAAAGGGGTTGCAACTACTATTTCAGGCAAGTCAACAACTTCAGAACTCAGAGGAAGCAGACCATAAGCGGCTTCCCAAATGGTACATATTCTCCATTCAACATCAGGGCCATGTGCACATAACATTGATGCAATTCCTTGAGCAGTTGCCTCAATAGTGGCATCACAAATAGAAGCTTCTATCTGATTGAATTTACCATCAATAGTAATGTGTATCAATCACAAAAGAACAAGTTAAACCAGAACAAATAAGA of the Musa acuminata AAA Group cultivar baxijiao chromosome BXJ2-10, Cavendish_Baxijiao_AAA, whole genome shotgun sequence genome contains:
- the LOC135625156 gene encoding uncharacterized protein LOC135625156, whose product is MGKKRKSEDTHLDEADRTIYSVFRGAANSLSLIYTQAMAQQELAFQTGERHALEKLYQLILRHDEGSRVTVADILAYLQNEIGHGGEDTAMSPIPQLPHQYPQSSMQFGSTNIHDSSTIGTAAVGLARTGHREETKDTVFSNALSSPVRRSLESYHPAQGGGDGGASHDTALPQENTIRNHGSNHLDQSQDSRTSSDSSMDMHSDRADL
- the LOC135625155 gene encoding protein GIGANTEA-like — its product is MSASHEKWTNGLQFSSLFWPPPLGEQQKQAQVMAYVEYFGQFTSEEFQEDIAQLIQSHYPSKDKRLLDEVLAVFVLHHPEHGHAIIHPILSLIIDGTLAYDRNGSPFCSFISLFKQNSEKEYSEQWALACGEILRVLTHYNRPIHKVEHHNVGYERSNSDNRATTSKSKQEEANHPLQQEDRKPLRPLSPWITDILLAAPLGIRSDYFRWCGGVMGKYAAGGDLKPPTTACSRGSGKHQLMQSTPRWAVANGAGVILSVCDEEVARYETANLTAAAVPALLLPPPTNALDEHLDAALPALEPFACLFHRYYALATPSATQRLLLGLLEAPPSWAPDALDAAVQLVELLRAAEDYASGVKLPRNWMHLHFLRAIGIAMSMRVGIAADAAAALLFRILSQPTLLFPPLRHADGIKVHHEPVDGYISPYKRQIEASICDATIEATAQGIASMLCAHGPDVEWRICTIWEAAYGLLPLSSEVVDLPEIVVATPLQPPPLSWNLYLPLLKVLEYLPQGSPSEACLMRIFVATVETVLRRTFPSENSEQPRKPRGHGSMWSTTKNLAVAELHTMIHSLFLESCASMDLASRLLFVVLTICVSHDALPDGSKRPTGCGSHSAEEIGESETVNGEAVTSYKNRRKQGPVATFDSYVLAAICALACELQLFPLISKSRTCLESKDSARMTKVTKGNGAAHELYNSITSAVCHSRRILGILEALFSLKPSSIGTSWSYSSNEIVAAAMVAAHVSELFGRSKACMNALSLLRRCKWDTEISTRASSLYHLIDIHGKNVASIVHKAEPLEAHLVRSPAWKDDIACSSDRNSSNNFDGQDNANSESTSSSSGMLLKPEKPSLVNHIMAEASSKSIANLPVDAPALATFLTMDRNVGYNWGAQALLRTVFAEKQELCISVVSLLWHKLIAAPETKVSAESTSAQQGWRQVVDAICNVVSASPTKAVTAIVLQAEKDLQPWIARDDEQGQKKWRINQRIIKLIVELMRNHDSPEALMILAGASDILLRATDGMLVDGEACTLPQLELLEVTARAVRLVIQWGESGLAVADDLSNLLKCRLPAAVQCLSHPSAHVRALSIAVLRNIIQSSTSNGSGRIHGDAPGLSDPSYQCLNLGIINWHSDVEKCLKWEARSRLATGLTLAFLSAAAKELGCPISC